A genomic segment from Vicinamibacterales bacterium encodes:
- a CDS encoding helix-turn-helix transcriptional regulator, which yields MSDRPRRIDDLPPLKPKVLHILLALADGPRHGYAIMQDVAARTDGQVRLWPAALYGALRELEELDWIAESDTRPSDDDERRRYFGLTPLGTRVLGAEVRRLEAIVDQARASRALRRPVRA from the coding sequence ATGTCCGACCGGCCCCGACGGATCGACGACCTCCCGCCGCTGAAGCCCAAGGTGCTCCACATCCTGCTGGCGCTGGCCGATGGGCCGCGGCACGGCTACGCCATCATGCAGGACGTGGCCGCCCGGACCGACGGCCAGGTGCGGCTGTGGCCGGCCGCCCTGTATGGGGCCCTGCGCGAGCTCGAGGAACTCGACTGGATCGCCGAGTCGGACACCCGCCCCAGCGACGATGACGAGCGGCGGCGCTACTTCGGCCTCACGCCGCTCGGCACGCGCGTGCTCGGCGCCGAGGTGCGCCGCCTCGAGGCGATCGTGGATCAGGCGCGCGCCAGCCGGGCGCTGCGCAGGCCGGTGCGCGCGTGA
- a CDS encoding carboxymuconolactone decarboxylase family protein: MATLAPQSDPESNPRVRAVFDDMRATRKSDDVNLFWRTLAFDPALLERTWHELKQVMATPSAIDPLTKEMIYIAVSAANACSFCVHSHTAAARAKGMTDAQYAELLAIISMAGKTNHLATALGVPVDHAFDATP, encoded by the coding sequence ATGGCCACGCTGGCACCCCAATCCGATCCGGAATCCAATCCGCGCGTGCGCGCCGTGTTCGACGACATGCGCGCCACCCGCAAGAGCGACGACGTCAACCTGTTCTGGCGCACGCTCGCCTTCGACCCCGCCCTCCTCGAACGCACCTGGCACGAGTTGAAGCAGGTGATGGCGACGCCGTCGGCCATCGATCCGCTGACGAAGGAGATGATCTACATCGCCGTGTCTGCGGCCAATGCCTGCAGCTTCTGCGTGCACTCCCACACGGCCGCGGCACGCGCCAAGGGCATGACCGACGCCCAGTACGCCGAGCTGCTGGCGATCATCTCGATGGCGGGCAAGACGAACCACCTCGCCACGGCGCTGGGCGTCCCGGTGGACCACGCCTTCGACGCCACGCCGTAA
- a CDS encoding di-heme oxidoredictase family protein, with translation MFVASGCAACHQPRMTTGRLEGWPELSGQTIRPYTDLLLHDMGPGLADGVAEGRAAGSEWRTPPLWGLGLLAIVSGDARLLHDGRARSPEEAVRWHGGEAAGARRRFLASSRADRDALMAFLDRL, from the coding sequence GTGTTCGTGGCGAGCGGTTGTGCGGCGTGTCATCAGCCGCGCATGACGACCGGGAGGCTGGAGGGCTGGCCGGAGCTGTCCGGGCAGACCATACGTCCCTATACGGACCTCCTGCTCCACGACATGGGGCCGGGCCTGGCCGACGGTGTGGCCGAGGGGCGCGCGGCGGGCAGCGAGTGGCGTACTCCGCCGCTGTGGGGCCTGGGCCTGCTCGCGATCGTGAGTGGCGACGCCCGTCTCCTGCACGACGGCCGCGCGCGCTCACCTGAAGAGGCCGTCCGCTGGCACGGTGGCGAAGCGGCCGGGGCGCGACGGCGCTTCCTGGCGTCGTCACGCGCGGACCGCGATGCCCTGATGGCGTTCCTCGACAGGCTGTAG